In Gossypium hirsutum isolate 1008001.06 chromosome A10, Gossypium_hirsutum_v2.1, whole genome shotgun sequence, the DNA window TTCTTATTAGATGAGGATCCAATAGTTTAAGAAGCAAAGAGAAGAACAAAGCATTAATACAATTTACACTGAGAAATTATTGGTGGAAAGCTATAAATATTGCATATTTATTCTTTTCTCAAAGCATAGTGCTTTTAGGCGAAATGAGGAGACCTGCTAATACCCAGTAGAATGTGAACAAAAGATAAAATCCAACACTTTGACTGACCCAAGCCTCTCAACTTTATCCATACGACACCTTAGATACCTGCATATTGAATACAAGGTAATCTGTTTTACTTCTTCATATCATCTAAACATAACAATTATCTCCAAAAGTAGTGGAAATATACCTTAAGTTATGAAATGATACAATATTTTGCTAAGATAAGAAAATAACTTACCTTTCTACTAAGCAATATATTTAAGTTCCAACCTCATGATGCAATCGAGTTGGATGAAGCTTGTCTCTAATGGAACAAAGCTTGGTAACAACATCACTCATGTCAATCCGCTCATTGGGTGATTCAGCAGAACAAGTGAGTCCTATTTCGAATAGTTAatttgttagtacaaaactccggtaaggaaaaaactcgaacacacgatcggaactcgaaaagaaaaagaagaaataggacaggctccaaggcgtgtatcaagccactatctttaaggttatattcgcccccacttatcttcagtgtgcaaacgagttccaagcaaattaacctcgaggatacaatgaagccaatgactatttgcgttttacactgacgagaatagtccactatgcactgagtaatgtataacaaaaactcaatttctacaaaggatttctgcagcaatactttatagaataatctaataatattagaaaatgaaggaagagaagaaataatattagaatttgttgatatgatttccaaatgaaatcccattcctatttataggaattttcatgtctcttcatagagacatctttcaataggtgtctttatgaataaataaataataataattattcatttaattttgtaactattcaaataatattttttgaatagttataattctttttttaaaaaatcaaatgatataacttttgaccaatgaccaaaagttttatcttttgattaattacacccattcatttatagttattgggatactataaatatttgaaaatattccaacaatctccccccattttcaaaatatttagaatcaaaagttatatcatttgattttttaaacccattcatttatagttattgggatactataaatatttgaaaatattccaacagaATTCAAGCACTGAAGGTACCTATCATTTCTAAAGTTGTTTACATTAGGAGTTCCTCGTCTCACTTTTTCTTGAACAAGAATAGGATCTGTAATCTCGATTATTCGTTCAGGCAGTGCTGCCTTAACAAAGTTGTGGAGACTTAAACCTTCTCTGAACCTTTCATCGATTGGACTTTTTCCTGTAAACATCTCAAGCAGTAGGATGCCATAGCTATACACATCACCTTTTGTTGACAACTCGCTTCCCATGCCATATTCTACAATTAGTTCATCACAATTACATATAGAAATAATTGCAGAGAGCATGAAAATTTGATGTTAGATTGTATGCTTTGCTTTTAcattatggaagaaaatactgaAGTGAACATACCTGGAGGAGCATAACCAATAGTTCCTCTTAATCCAAGCGAGCTTGACACCTTAGTAGGAGAGTTAAGTTCGTCTGCAGAAATGATTTTCGCTAAGCCAAAGTCACTTATATGGCCAACCATTTCCTCATCAAGTAGAATATTGCTAGGCTTGAGGTCACAATGAATGATCGATGTTTCACAATGATGGTGCAGATATTCAAGTGCATGAGCAACATCTATTGCCACGCTTACTCTTTGGAAGAAGTTTAGCTTTCTCATCGTCTCCAATTCACTGATACCTGTTGAAGAATGCAGCCAGTCCTCCAAGCTTCCATTTACCATGAACTCATAAACTAAGGCTTTAAAATCATTGCCTTGATAATCAACACCTGAAATTGCTGTTAATACCTTGACAAGATTCCGATGTCGAATGTTCTTCAAGGTCTCACATTCAACCAAGAAACTCCTAGATGATCTATGGTCCAAAGGATTAAGAACCTTTACTGCAATAACTACTCCACTCTCTTCAAGAATTCCTTTGTATACAGAACCGAAACTCCCCGAGCCAACCAAATTCCGCATGGAGAATTCGTTGGTAGCCTTTAGGATGCTTTGGTATGATAACCATAAAAGAGAATTTTCTGCAAAAGTTGATATCGGTTGCTGCACTTTCTTCTTTCTGAACCAAATGATGAGAATAATAGACAATACCAAAGTCACTCCTAAtgtaacaacaacaacaacaattacAATTTTGAATCTAGGAGAAGTCTTTGATGATGTTTTCGAGTTACATACTGACAAATGTAATCCACGGATGCCTCCACATAACTTGTTGTTTCCCTCAACAAATACAGCACTTGCATTCTTAAAGACACCTCCACTTGGTATCACTCCTTCAAAATTATTGAAAGAGAGATTTATATACTGTAATGCACCAAAATTCACAAGAAATTCTGGAACCCCACCTGAAAGATTATTTTCAGATATGTCCAATTCCACAAGACCTCTCAATGAACTCAAAGATGAAGGAATGGGTCCTTCAAACAAATTACCAGCAAGGAACAACCTCTCTAGACTTACACAGCTACCAAGGCTCTTTGGAAGCAAACCGGATaacttattttttgaaaaatccaAATCTCCTAGATGTTTCAGATTTTCTACTTCTACGGGAAGCTCACCAGTCAAATAGTTTGATGATAAGTTTAGTAAAATGGACAAGGATGAAAGTCCAAGTACTTGAGGTGGTATTGATCCACTAAGATTGTTGTAAGAAAGACCCAATACAAGCAAATTTTGGCAGTAACCAAGACTAGAAGGAATATTGCCCTGAAAATTGTTAGCTCCTAAAGCAAGGAACATTAACCCTGTTAAATTTCCAATAGAATAGGGAATAGTCCCAGTGAGAAAATTATAACGAGAGTCAAATGTATTTAGTTTCTGAATCCTCCCCATGTTTAGAGGAATGGGACCTGATAGTTGATTTTGTGATACCCGTAGCACCTCCAAATTCATGAGATTTCCAATCCCATCAGGGATTCTCCccaatattttgttattttctatTACTAAAGATAAAAGTGTGCTACAAAAATTGCTAATGCATTTCGGAAGTACCCCTCCAAAATTATTTGCTCGTATATCTAGACTCTCTAGTTTGGTATTATTGACTAAACTACAGAGAAAGTTCAAATCACCTTCTCTTCCATTTCCCAAATGGTTTGTGCCTAGAAGAAGATAAAATAGTTTATCCAACTTCTCAAAGGAAGGGAGGTTTCCAATAAGTCTATTCTTATGAAGCTGAAGTACCTTGAGATTCGAGGCATTGGATATAGAAATTGGGATTTTGCCAGAGATTTGGTGTCCCCATACAGAAAAGAAGTCAACATATGGCATAGTGATTGCTAAATCAGAAGGAAGAGCACCTTGAATATTGTTTCCACCAATATCAAAGCTTCTAATATTGGAGAGATTGAACATTCCGCCCGGAATAATACCAGAAATTGCATTTTCTTCTACCGAGAAAAATGAAAGATTTTTCAGTCGTCCAATATCTTCAGGGATAACCCCACTCAATGCATTAGTCCTCAAAATAAGTGCCTCTAGAGATGACAAGTTCCCAAACGAAGGTGGTATACTCCCTCTCAATCTGTTGATGGCAAAACCCAAGGTTTTCATGTTTGACAAGAGACCCAATGAAGCAGGTATTTCTCCTGTTAGTTGGTTGCCTCTCATACTGACAAATGTAAGCTTAGAACAGCTGGATAAATTGGAAGGAATTTCACCCGT includes these proteins:
- the LOC121208149 gene encoding probable LRR receptor-like serine/threonine-protein kinase At3g47570 encodes the protein MELLSMHLQVPNSFFLVYIQVIILLWISCFNLKGLSWLGLAHAATVVGGNDTDLQALLQFKAMITGDQLKVINCWNSSIHFCQWHGVTCGRNDRRVIKLELQFLKLSGSLSPFIGNLSFLKELNLVSNNFHSQIPQEIGRLRRLETLQLSNNSMTGEIPSNLSSCSKLTFVSMRGNQLTGEIPASLGLLSNMKTLGFAINRLRGSIPPSFGNLSSLEALILRTNALSGVIPEDIGRLKNLSFFSVEENAISGIIPGGMFNLSNIRSFDIGGNNIQGALPSDLAITMPYVDFFSVWGHQISGKIPISISNASNLKVLQLHKNRLIGNLPSFEKLDKLFYLLLGTNHLGNGREGDLNFLCSLVNNTKLESLDIRANNFGGVLPKCISNFCSTLLSLVIENNKILGRIPDGIGNLMNLEVLRVSQNQLSGPIPLNMGRIQKLNTFDSRYNFLTGTIPYSIGNLTGLMFLALGANNFQGNIPSSLGYCQNLLVLGLSYNNLSGSIPPQVLGLSSLSILLNLSSNYLTGELPVEVENLKHLGDLDFSKNKLSGLLPKSLGSCVSLERLFLAGNLFEGPIPSSLSSLRGLVELDISENNLSGGVPEFLVNFGALQYINLSFNNFEGVIPSGGVFKNASAVFVEGNNKLCGGIRGLHLSVCNSKTSSKTSPRFKIVIVVVVVTLGVTLVLSIILIIWFRKKKVQQPISTFAENSLLWLSYQSILKATNEFSMRNLVGSGSFGSVYKGILEESGVVIAVKVLNPLDHRSSRSFLVECETLKNIRHRNLVKVLTAISGVDYQGNDFKALVYEFMVNGSLEDWLHSSTGISELETMRKLNFFQRVSVAIDVAHALEYLHHHCETSIIHCDLKPSNILLDEEMVGHISDFGLAKIISADELNSPTKVSSSLGLRGTIGYAPPEYGMGSELSTKGDVYSYGILLLEMFTGKSPIDERFREGLSLHNFVKAALPERIIEITDPILVQEKVRRGTPNVNNFRNDRYLQCLNSVG